The Christiangramia salexigens genome includes the window TGGTCTATCTGGTTATAGTCGCGGGAGCGGTAGTAAGAATGACAGGATCTGGAATGGGATGCCCGGACTGGCCTAAATGTTTTGGATACTACATCCCTCCTACTGAAATTACTGAACTGGAGTTTAAACCCAACCATCAGTACAAAAAGGAACAGGTTATCATCCTTGATGAAACACTTAAAGTTTCGATTAAAGATTTCACCTCTTCCGATAATTACGATCCGGAAAACTGGAAAGCCTATACAAAACACGACTACGCTGTCTTTAATCCCACGCACACCTGGGTAGAGTACATCAATCGTCTTTTAGGTGCCTTGGCTGGTTTAGCTGTGTTGATAATGGCATTCCTTTCACTAAAAAAGTTCAGGAATAAAAAGAGAATCACTTTATTATCCTGGTTAAGTGTCTTTTTAATGGGCTTCCAGGCATGGCTTGGTGCCACAGTGGTTTATTCGGTTCTCGCACCGGCCAAGATCACGGTACATATGGTAATGGCACTTGTTATCGTAGCCGTATTGCTATATCTGCTTTATGTCTCTTCTGAAAAGGTAAAAGATCAATTCAAAACCAGGACCTTTCAAAATCTAATGCTCATCGCAGTGATCTTAAGCCTTGTTCAGGTGGTCATGGGAACACAGGTGCGCCAATTTGTAGATGAGCAGGTACGAGCACTGGGTTATAATGCAGAAGAATTATGGCTTGCAGATCCTAATATCACCTTTTATGTACACAGATCCTTTTCTATCATCGTACTACTTTTAAACCTGTTCTTATGGTGGAAAAACAAAAAACTGCAGCTTCATCTTTCTAAGATCAACCTTGTAATTGCTTTAATAATCCTGGAAGTCATCACCGGTGTGGCCATGTATAATTTTGATTTTCCCTTCCTTTCCCAACCTTTGCATTTGGTAATTGCATCTCTTCTTTTTGGAGTCCAATTCTACCTGTTATTGGAGTGCATTTTTGCTCCTGAGAAAATTAAAAAATTGTAACTTTGACCTCCAAAATTTTTAGTTATGGTTTATAGATTCAGAGTGATTCTCGATGCCGAAGAGGATGTTTTTAGAGATATTGAAATGTTGCAGGAAAGCACCCTGGAAGATTTACATAATACCATTGTACAATCCTTTGGATTTGATGGGACAGAAATGGCTTCATTTTATGTTAGTGATGATGAATGGAATCAGGGTGAAGAGATCCACCAGTTCGATATGAGCGGGAATGATGACAGCATTAAACTGATGAATGAGACTACTCTGGACAGTATTCTCTCTGAAGACCAGACCAAACTTATTTATGTGTATGATTTCCTTAAAATGTGGACTTTCCTTGTAGAACTTGGACAGATCGCTGAAATTGAAGAGGGAAGAGATTACCCCAACCTGATGTTCGTACATGGACAGATCCCTGAAAATGCACCGGACAAGGAATTCGTTGGAGAAGATGAAGGCATGCTTAACGGGGATTACGATGATGGTTATGACACAGATGATTATGATGATCTGTCTTTTGACGAAAACTGGAATTAATCAGCAGGTTTTTGCCACTTTTATTTGTTAACCTTTTTACTCTAACCAATTAGATGATCAACTTATTTAATGCTCAAATTGAGTCGCTATCCATACATCGTGTTGGAAACAAAAGCCGCGGCGAGAATATTTTCATTTCAGGATCCACTTATCACCTGAACGATGAGATTAAACCACTTATCAAGGAATATTTCTTAAAACCCTTCCGGGAAAAGGAAGAATCTTATTACAGATTTCATCACGAAAGTGGTATTGAATTGAATGAGTTATATAACCTGACAAATTCAATATTTGACGACCCTTTGAATTCCCACGAATATTCAAAGAAAATTGCAACTCTTTTATACGAACAATCCAGCCATCCTCACATTAAGAGCGGTGAAGTATATGTGGTATACTTTGAAAATCTTCAGATCGATAATGAAAAGGTTTCAGGTGTAGGGATCTTTAAATCTGAATTAAAACATGATTTTCTTCAGTTCGAACAAAAGGCAAGCAATCTTGAAATGATCGTTCAGCAGGGAGTTAATTTAAACAAACTGGACAAAGGAGCTATCATCTTCAATAAAAATCGTGCGGAAGGCTACAAAATACTATCTGTAGACTCCAACCGTTATGATACAAAATACTGGCTTGAGAACTTCTTAGGCGTAGATGTACTGGCAGATGAAAACTACTTCACCAAGAACTACCTGAATTTCTGCAAGAACTTCGCTAAAGATGTTGTACTTCCAGCCGAAGATAAAAAACAGGAAGTTATGTTCATGAATAAGAGTATGGACTACTTCGCCAAAAATGATGATTTCGAGGAATCCAACTTTGTGAACTCTGTTATCGACAATCCGGATCTTATCCCCGAATTTCAGAATTATAAAGTTGAAAAGGCTCCAAAATATAAGGTAGAGGATCTAACTAACTTCCCTATTGCCAATAAGGCGGTGACAGATGCGCGTAAAAAGATCAAGAATGTGATCACCCTGGATACCAATATCCAGATCAAAATGGACTTTGTAAGTGCAGACTCTGCCGATAAATTCG containing:
- a CDS encoding IS1096 element passenger TnpR family protein; translated protein: MVYRFRVILDAEEDVFRDIEMLQESTLEDLHNTIVQSFGFDGTEMASFYVSDDEWNQGEEIHQFDMSGNDDSIKLMNETTLDSILSEDQTKLIYVYDFLKMWTFLVELGQIAEIEEGRDYPNLMFVHGQIPENAPDKEFVGEDEGMLNGDYDDGYDTDDYDDLSFDENWN
- a CDS encoding COX15/CtaA family protein codes for the protein MYRNSVKISLILVYLVIVAGAVVRMTGSGMGCPDWPKCFGYYIPPTEITELEFKPNHQYKKEQVIILDETLKVSIKDFTSSDNYDPENWKAYTKHDYAVFNPTHTWVEYINRLLGALAGLAVLIMAFLSLKKFRNKKRITLLSWLSVFLMGFQAWLGATVVYSVLAPAKITVHMVMALVIVAVLLYLLYVSSEKVKDQFKTRTFQNLMLIAVILSLVQVVMGTQVRQFVDEQVRALGYNAEELWLADPNITFYVHRSFSIIVLLLNLFLWWKNKKLQLHLSKINLVIALIILEVITGVAMYNFDFPFLSQPLHLVIASLLFGVQFYLLLECIFAPEKIKKL
- a CDS encoding nucleoid-associated protein, which encodes MINLFNAQIESLSIHRVGNKSRGENIFISGSTYHLNDEIKPLIKEYFLKPFREKEESYYRFHHESGIELNELYNLTNSIFDDPLNSHEYSKKIATLLYEQSSHPHIKSGEVYVVYFENLQIDNEKVSGVGIFKSELKHDFLQFEQKASNLEMIVQQGVNLNKLDKGAIIFNKNRAEGYKILSVDSNRYDTKYWLENFLGVDVLADENYFTKNYLNFCKNFAKDVVLPAEDKKQEVMFMNKSMDYFAKNDDFEESNFVNSVIDNPDLIPEFQNYKVEKAPKYKVEDLTNFPIANKAVTDARKKIKNVITLDTNIQIKMDFVSADSADKFVEKGWDEEKQMYYYLVYFNKEEKK